The genomic stretch TAAGGAAGTAGTAGTTCTCTTGACACAAGGTGACGCCGTCGATACCGTTACAGGCGCAGTCGAAGCTCCGAGAAATGATGAAAAATCCGACGGAAAACATCGAAGTTAGGATAGCTGCCTACCTGGCCGTCATACGTTGCCCGTCAGAAGAGATCATCAGCGATATTGTGAAAATGCTGGAGATCGAACCTGTGAACCAAGGTCAGTATATGCTGCCTATATCCTCTTCAGCAGAGTAGCGAAGCTAGAGACCTGCGGGACTCGAACTCGGAGTGGCTGGTTGTCGGTCAAGTGTACATTCCCAGTgaaccactaatatccctaggatatccctacaaggtcgtgaacgtcctgaatatctggacatccatgcgatatctgtGGGATATCCCAGAACATTCGTGTTCCAGTTTTACTTAATAAATAACTGATGTCCCAGGGACGTCTGTAGGATATCGCACTTTGGATGTTTGAAAAGCCTGCATGCCCGAGCTATCCATGCAAGATCTAGTATACACCGGATTTTGGGCACTGATTGAACCATTGAACATCAGTGGGATGTCGCCAGGACGTCGCTTGAAGACCTTTACATAGCACTCCTTCCCCAACGGCTTGCCATGGGCTTCCTTCTCTTCACATCCTCTCCTACGTTTTATTTcgaacacacacgcacatagaTACAAGGGGGAAATGGCATCTGGTGAACACGATAAAAGGTGAAGCTGACGATGGTGGGTTCGGATCCCtctccaagcagcacaatgtactgaaagtcgagtgcaatacgggtggacggtatgtgtcttattaaTGGCCTTTaatttcaagagtctgttcaaggtctttcacctacccgtccacccctattgcactcgactttcagtacattgtgctgcttgggtccgcGCTCTGGATTTTTCGACAGCTGAATAATTTGAATATTTTTGTCTTCGTTCTTAAGGATCTGtgtttgtctgtctgtgttCCCGACCTATCAGGGAGCAACATTAAATTAAGTTTAGTAACCTTACCTGATTGACTGATTGGTGAAAAAATACCTCCTCTGCCGCAGTCGGTAGCTTCATCTACTCTCACCTGAAGAACCATCAACAGACTGAATGTCCAATCAAGCAACATCTGCGAGATATGCTAAGCGGGATCCGTCTTGAGAACAAGTTCTCCAACGATATCCGGAAGTCTTCCCAGAACATCGAATGGTCCAAGTACGCGGACCAGCTTAACATGGGTGGCGTTGTTGACATCAACGCAGTCTACAGTCCGGATTCTTTCATTCCTCGTTCGGCCATGTTGAACTTGACGGTCGACCTCTTCTCGCACTCTATCAACCTGTTCGAAGTATGGGTTTGCTTTAAGACACTGCTGTACGGAAAACGTTATAACGAACTATTGTGTATCGTGTAGATCGGCGCCCGCGCGGAAGGTTACGAGCACCTCTTGGAGCACGTTTTTGCCACCAAGGAAGACGAAGGCATACAGGGCAATAAGGCAAACTTCTGGACACGCTTGAGTCAAGGACTTAGCAGACGAAAGAGAGCTGCTGTTAAGGACGTCAGCGTTGACATTTTCGACGACAGGGTTAGAAGGTTTTCATTTTGCCTAGTGGTGCTTTACTTTTGCCCTTTTGAACGACGACCCATTTCGTTTTAGATAAACTTGGCGAAGCCTAGCCATCCTCAGGGCTCCATCTACTTCAGGATGTTCGGCAACGAATTCTCCTGGTACGAAATCCCGTCGTTTGCAGAAATTTCAATGTTCGGCGACCGCATTGGCAACACTAATTGGATCGGCAAGGTATGTCCCAAGGAAGGCCATTGTCGTAGTTCTACTTAATATGTAGATTTTTGATAGACACCGATAAGTGAAGTGCCTTAAACTGCCCTCACATTACCTTGCAGATGTTCAACAAAAACAGGGACATCGTCCACAGCGCTATGCTGGTGGATTTAACGGTGACGGCACCCACCATCACTGGTTTCCCGTTCATGCTTGACCTCAACGCAACCATGAGTGCGGCTCTTAAGACTGACGGACGAGTTAATCTGAACGGAGCACCGCAGGACTTCATCATCGAAGGATCGATTCAGCCCAGGTATTGAGGCATTCCGTGCAATGTAGAAGAATGTCCTCGCGCTGACGTCCTAACCCTTTTAATTGTCTGCAGCGCCGTAGTCTACGCTAGCGGCCTCATGGCAATCGACATGGGCGTCGCCAAACGCGGAGTTCGCATCGCATCGACTGTTCACACATCGACCATGCTCGACGGTAAAGTAGAGGTCATCCCATCTGGAGACATCAACATCGTCTACAACATGCCCAGAAACAAGCAAGAAATCCTGAATCTCAAGTGCGTGAGCGTTGTTCTCGTAACATCTTATCCGACCATAATAAGACGTAGACACCGAAACTTCCAGGACAGACATTTACTCCGTTGATGCCGAAGTCGAAAGGCCCCTGCCGCAGCACGAGCGGAAGATCTTCAACGGTTGCACCAGGACACTGTCCAAGGCTCTTGGCGTCAGCCTCTGCATGAAGGGCAACGTGCCCAAACCTTTCATCGGATACGGCGGTATCACCATGCCATTTGATCTGGAGATCAGCTTGCAGAAGAACGAGATCAGCATGACGGGCTACGAGCTGAACCTGAAATACAGAGCCGACGAAGTAAGTAGGCTTGGATCTGGACTTCTCTGCTGGTTAATCCTTGACatgttgacaaggttcgaagcgttCAATGCCTTGTGactgtgtgaccgtgtgtgtgacttttcagttttagtgttgtgttcttcctttccttttcttatcttctttgtcttttccttttcttttcttctttgtctttccctgttcttctcttctttgtcttccctttccttttcatcttttccttttctttacttcccctttctcttcttcttttccttttctttacttcccctttctcttcttcttttccttttcttttcttcccattttctccttttccttctcctttctttgacttttctttgtcttccctttccttttccttctcattttcttttccttttctattctactttctcttttcttccctattttctattttttggaatagcaagctgacctccgtctggctcacctttcctttccttttccttaataaacatatccccccctccttGACATGTGCACCGTGCAGAATGACCAGCGGAAACAGTACCAACTCCTCTTCGACACTCCTGGCTCATCGGTGCAAAGAAAGCACATCATTGAACTACAGACTGCCAACATCGGTGACGACGGGAAAATTCTTCATTTCCTGTACTCTTGTCCATTGATGAAGATTGATGCCTCGAGTAAGCTGCATTAGCGTTCGTATGTCATTGTACTATAGTGTGATGTCATATATCATGAAACGGTACGAGGTcatcgtgcgtcctgggacgaacTTCACGGTGACCTGTGCCGATATCAGTCAGAAACCGATTTCTCACAACGCAAAATAAAGAGACTCAGAGAGACCCCGCCATGGACACTGGGTTGTGGCGGGATCGTGTCCCACCACCTGCAATTtatgaggttttccttgggttttctgACAGACTTTCCACATAGATATCGGCACAGTTACTTTCGAGATCGACCCAGGGCCTACAGTAACCCCTTCCGTATTCTATCTCTTCGCGACTGTGCTTCACTTACGGCCAGTGTTGCGTCGCGGTCCTGTAACACGTCGCGAGTCACAACAAGTAGTGCGCATACCCCCAAACCTACAGGAACCCTACCGGTGGTATTCCTGATGGTGGCGTTGCAGTAGAGTTGATCTGGTGATGTATCTCCACTAGGGGTTGGTGGACGACGCTTCGAACCGTACTTACGTTGTATACGGGTGCacgcttcccaagcagcacatctaGGCTCAATATTGGTCTAATATTGACAATAGAGgcccagtattggtccaatcttggaccaatGTCGGGCCGGTATTACCAATATTGGAACGGTATTGGCTCACTATTTCAAACATTGGTCCAGTATTGTACCAGCATTGGCTCagtattggtccagtattgtACCAGCATTGGCtcagtattggtccaatattgacaATAGCGGCCCAGTATTTGTCCAGTCTTGGACCAATATCGGACCGGTGTTGCCAATATTGGATCAGTATTGGCTCACTATTTCAAGTATTGGATCAATCTTGGACCAGTATTGGCTCAGTATTGTCCAATATTGACAATAGAGGCTCAGTATTGGTCCAGTCTTGGACCAATATCGGGCCGGTATTTCTAATATTGGACAAATATTGGCCCATTGGACCGGTATTAAGCCAAGATGTTGTACTGTTTGGGTTATTTCGTTTGTTTGcaacgaaaacaacaacaacaagaggaATAGAACTTATCTCCCGACTTGTTATTTCGTATTATTCTTGCTTCACCATCTTTCATTGGCGTGCAGCAAATAGTGCAGGATCTCGTAATTCTGTATGGGGGTTACTCCTGTATTAGCTCTCGCTTGTTTGTAATTATGTTTGGGAGGCATCTTGGAGGCTGTTGTAAGGTCTGTTAGGGGGTAGGCTTGCAAAATTCGTGACTTCATCTCCTATACACCAccgtgtttatttatttatttatttttcaatgtCAATCTTCTTCTAGCCCAGTACATTGTAAGCAGCTCACTCATGAAGTTCGAAGCCGACATGAAACTCCACGAAACGAAGCACTACTATATGAAGGCGAACGCCGACATCGAACGTGGATCCGACAGCATCAGAATCATCCCCAGGTTTGAGATGTCATACCCCGGCATGGCCGACCCGCTCATAATGACAGGCATTATTGACGACATGAAAGGACAGAGCCGTCTCTCCATCGAATTCAACAAGCCAGCAAACAAGCCGGCATATTTGAGAGGTAAGAGCATCAAGTGCCGTTAATCGAGCAGTTCGGCATTTCCCGAAATGTGTTAGATAAGTACAAGCTGCAATAGCTATAAACATATAATCTCAAACGATGCCTCCGTACAGTACAGTAGACCCTCTACCGTTATAACGAAATATCTCGTCTGTTCAAATTTCGTTCTCGTGTATCGAACTTGAAAGGTCCTGCCCCTTCAGATTCGTTGAGTGCGAAGAGAAAGTCCACGATAGccctacacccttaaaaatgaacttcaccacatagcacgcttctatagccaaccatcatgccgattgacaacgttctcgccccagatttgttgaaaacgggaagcggaGACTATTctgtgcataatgagcacaaaataagctgcgcctcccgttttcaacaaatcaggggcgagaacgttgtcattcgggatgatggttggctaggagcgtgctatgtggtgaagttcatttttaagagtgtaccgcaaGCACAACAtctcacctacactcttaaaaatgaacttcacagcatagcctgctcctagccaaccatcatctcgaatgatatcgttatcttccctgatttgttgaaaacgggaggcgtacgcctttttgtgacacttatgcggttcataattgtcacaaataaggcgtacgcctaccgttttcaacaaatcagggaagataacgatatcattcgagatgatggttggctaggagcatgctatgcggtgaagttcatttctaagagtgtaggtttaaTTGTTTGCTTGACGGAATAGTACTCATTTGAATGCTCCCGCGCTGTTTCCGCGCACTTCCGAGGTTGCTGCCACTCTTTCTATGGAACTTTTATCGAATTACCGCTTATATCGAATTACCGCTTATGTCGGTCCCGCCGACTTCGTTATCAACGACAGTATAATCTCACTTGTCAGTACTGGCACCTCCACAATGTACGGGTAAGCCCTCCTCCGCTATAATGAAATATCCGTTCTGTTCGAATTTTGTTTCCGTATTTCGAACTTTAATTTCCATGTCCATCAGCTTTGCTCAGCGTGAAACTGATGGACATGGCGGTTTATTTTCCTGACGGAATACTCCTTCGAATACTCCCGCGCTACTTCCGCGCGCTTCCGAGGTAGCTGGCACTCTTTCTATCGGAGTATCATCGAATTACcgctttttctttctatttctattctattataTTCTATACCGCTAACATTGAAAATTTTCCCTGTCACCTCGTTACCTACGACAGTTTATTGCAATTCTAACACAACGACAATACTCACTAGTGTTCAAATATTGTTCCTCCTTTCCTACGGTAAACAATACAGcccctctctcttttctttctcccaGCCGCTCTCAGGAATCAAGACGAAAAGATGCTCTTCAACTTAACGGCTGACATGCCCTACCTCGAGGTAGCGTATGGAGGATCGCTCATATTGCACGAAAATTCTTTGGCGACTTCTATGCTGTTGGAATACCAATGGGCATCGATGAAGAAGCACTCCGTCAGGCTTAGCTCAAAGTTGAGAAACTTGGGCACCCGACACCTGCAAAAGTCTGTCTCCGACATGGACGTCCAATTGAGTCAGTATCCCGAGTACAACTGGAAGGTAAGGGGATCCTCTATGTCATTTCTACGGACAAGACTTCCCGTTTGTTTCGCAGCGAAATAACCTTTTAGTTCCTTATTCGTAGTCCTTTAATACTTCTGTACCTTAGTAACAGCGCGGTCCCTCAATAGGAAGCGCAGAATAAACTTTCTCTAGTCAGCTAAACATAATTACGCTTTAcccctctttgtaaacaaatgacgtcatagtattcgacagcgccaccaatttggtagagttgaactatccGCTGGAAGCTGGTGGGCGAACCAGGTGGCGCCCTAAAGCAACGGTCTTGAGGCGATTACGGTGGTCCCtgagagggacgcgaccttcggtcctacttttctttgaatGGGAACCCAGCcaccattcgtggaacccagccgcccccttccgatttgttttggtttcggtctctctaccgacgtcatgatgacgtttctcgggtagaagtCTATTTTCTAACTACGCTTGCGAGGAAGGGTCATAAGATACCCTTGATAGCACAATGAAAATGCGAAGCATCCTTCGATCGTCTTGTGAGTTGGGAGGGTGATTCCCATGTTTTAATAAGTGGCCGGTAGGTGGCAGTGCAATACAACGTGACGTAACGTGACGCTGTTCCCACTTGCGCGGGAGAGCCGCAAAGCGCGGGCGCCCGCGGCGGCGTGCAGGGAGTCCTTCATCTCGTCCCGAGGCCAGATCTCTCGCCCGCGGAGCCAGTCGCGCACGCGATGCGCCCGTCTGATCGCGGGCGTAGGCGGCGGGTAGCCAATGAGGATACAGGCCCATGGGCGTTGCGGCGGCGCTCTGTGTGCGTACCCTGTAGCCACTGCCGATGTTGGGCGACGTCTCGCGTATTCACTTTTCGTAACGAGAATGCTGGCAACATGGGTGAGGCGCGAGGACTCCGCTTTGCGGGCGGACCGCATCACGTGACCGGAACCAGGCTTAACAATGGTGGAATGTCGTGCCTACATATCTTGCTGAGTTGTACCCCAGCCACTTTTAAACCATGGTGGGTATCGCTGTTTGCAACTGATAGGGCAATCGAGCTCTATTTGCCCTGCTTTTTGCCCTTTCTTCTATTCCGCATAAAGAACTCGTACAAGTTCATAAAAGgggaataataacaacaacgaaCTTTTTTtattaacaaacaaacaaacgacaaAAATGTATCATATGGAACTGCAGTTATTCAAGAAAACTTGAACATTTACTCTTGTAGATCATCACTTTCGCTACTAAGCCTCCATGTAGAAGATAACAGCGATAACGAAGTAAATAGCGGAGAGATAAACCTGTCAATCATTCTGCTTCCTGCAGATTCAAACCGACGTACAGAAGAAGGGCAACGAACACCGCGAGTACGACATCAAGTTCTGGTGGGGCGAGAATCTCCCCGACGACGTGCACTTCATCCACTTCCTCGGCATCGGAAAACAGACGGGCGACGTGTACAACCAAAAGGCAGGCAGCACCGACATCCAGATGAAGCTAACTGCCCCTTTCTGGGACGTCGACGTCGATTCCACGCTGTCCACGAAGCTCGAGGACATCGAATCCGCTGGAACGAAAGCGGACACTCGCTTCGAAATCAGCTCCAGGGGTTCCAGAATCATGCTCATAGGGTACACGTACGGGCTTCACTCCCGCAGTCCGCTACACATCACGGCGTCCGCCGAATTCGACGGCTTCAACCGAAGACTTGTGTACAGAGACCAAGTGCAAGAGAGGGCTCCTGGCCAGTTCGAAGGCAACACCGTCATCGAATGGGGAAGGGAAGGGAAGAATGTGGCCGTTGACTACGTGGTCACTCTCAAGACGGACGAGAAGCAGTACTTCCAGAACATGGACATTAAGATCAGCTACCCCAACATGAGGGCTCCCATCCGCCACAGAAGCCTCATTCGAATAGCTCGTAACGCTGTTGAGGCGACGACAGAAACGGCGTTTGACGGCAAGGGGTACTTTAGTGTCGAAGCGAAGCACACAAAGAGGTCATCGTCCCTCCTACTCGACATACCCTACCTGCAGTTTAAAGCGCTCCGCACCTCAAAAGACGGGTCGTGGTATGGGAAGGTCGAACTGAGACCACGGGCTTTCACTCCTGATGAAGCGTTCATTGCCTCCGTTGAACTCAAAAAGAAACCGGAAATGATGTGGGACTTGGACAGCCAGTTCCTTTGGGACGCCGACAGGAACCCCGAACGACGCTTCCGCTTCGTCATCACCTCGGACAAAGCAGACGTAGAGGGAAAGGTGATTTATAAGTTCGGCACCGTGATCGAGCTCACCCCGAGCAATCGCTTCACCATGAACGTCGACATCGCCCGGCGGCAAATGGAAGGGCCACACGCCCTAGAGATTAAACTCGAGCAAGAGGGACTACCCAGAAGGCTCATGACGTCTTCCTACTCGAACGGTCCCAAGGGCAGCAACTTCCTGATCCGCTACTTTAAGGACGACGCCGAACGCTTCAGGCTGGACTACGTCCGGATCGAGTCCAACTCTGGCAGGGAAATCGACGCCAGGATCACGTCCGCTTATTCACTCGTTGACGGCAAGCGTCTTAACGTCAAGCACAGTTACGACGGACGTAGCTTTACGGGAGAACTTAAATACATTCACGACGCCACTCACTCCTACTCCTTGGCAATAAGAGACACGTCTGGCAACAACAGGGTGAACAACGTCATCAAGTACTCGTCGCCTTACATGCATGCCGAGTTCCAGACGACCGGCGAATACACGCCAACCGAAGCCGACCTGAAGACTGTCCTCACCCAGAACGGCAAGGAATATCGTTTCGGGATTGGCTGGCAGATCAAGGGACGTGGCTCGGCCTTAGTATCGGTACAAATGTTCACCCCGCACCAAAGTGCGAAGGACGGAAGTTTCCTGTTCAAGTACGACCTGAACCCCGGCATGTACGAAGGAGAAACGAGGGTGACTTTCAACGAAGAAGTCAAGCTGGAGATGAACGGGCTCGTCAAACACGACCTCGACAACGACAACGTGGACGCCAGGTTTAAGTTTTACACGCCGTGCACTCAACACGTCGAACTCCGTGCTTACGCAGAAAACACGGCGCGTACCAACACCTACGGCGTGGGCGCCACGATGCAGGGCGAAGATGTCTTCAAAGGGTTCGTTCGAATCAGCTCTACCATGACGGAGTTGGTAGCCAGGATTCAGGTCGAGGGAAAGCATATTCCTTTGCACTTCCTCGAATACAAACGTATCGCGCAAGTTGTGGAGGACAGGATCGTGTCCTACCATTACACTCTGGAACACGGGCTCAAACCGGGATTTACCATCGTCATTGTTCCCGAGACGCAAGGCGATGACATTAAGCTGTCGATACGTCTCAAGCCTAAGGAACAGCCTGAGAACGAGGCTTCATTAACGATCGAGTACAATAAGGAACAAACTGACGATAACAAGAAACTTATCGTTATCTTTGAGCCGAAACGGAACGCGAAGACCTCGTTGGTGTACCTGTTCCAGAGGGCGGAAGGCAAAACGGCGAAGAAGGTTTTCTGGTCCCTCGACGATACAAAGCTTGGCTATGAATACGAACTGCAGAAAAGGGAGGCCTCTGGAATCCATTGGCTTAAGGTGTTCTACCTTCAGCGTGAGATGCATTTCCACTGCCAGCATACAAGGACACCGGACTCGTACGAAGGGCACTGGAAGATACTTCTGAACGCCATCGAGATGCCAGAGAGGATGCTGCATATGTCGTACAGGAGAGACAGGATTGAAGGTGGATGGACATCTGAGGCCAGGATAAGTCACCCGGTAGTTAAGGCAAGTGTCCTTTTTTGTCGTCCTGtttatgaatttttttttcgtttttggctgCGACGCGCTGTCCAACAAATAACGATGATCGTACCAGACATGAAGCGCGCGAGACAATTATTTGATCTGCACTCCCTGTATAGGAACATCGCAACTCAAAAGATCCAAATTCCATCACTCATGCTTACCTGTCTTCTTCTGCACACCCGAATATGCGGATGAACTGTTCCTGTACAAGCAATAACTAGAATTAAGGACAATTGCGTCGACTCAGAGTCATGCCACGTTCACTGTGCTTAATATGCGATTAGAGTATTCAGCCTAGGATGACCCGGCTCTCCGCGCTTACTTCCTGGCTGCTCTTAGTACCAACTTTGCATCTTCGTCATGCAGGACCTCGTCTTCAAGTCCCGCTTCCAAGAAAAACCCGAACAACCCATCGTGTTCTCGGCCGAATTTCAACCGGGCGACGAAACCAACAAGATATTCTTTGACTTGATTCAAACTCTCAACGATGGAATCGCCACGAACCAATCTACGCGCATGCGTCTGCACCACCAAGGTAACCTTGAAACCATGAACTCTCTCGTTGTTGCTGGGTGGCGCCCCTTATAtgggtgggtgctataaaaggcCAGTCCCGttttcgcgcgtggcgcgaCACCTGCTTGACGGACAGACTTCCTCTACCACCGAGTGCATAATTTGTGCCAGAAAAgcctccgaaaaaaaaaatcgtggttaccaggcactgcataacaaagtacatacgaccacgcaaattttcgtcatcatgcatttcctatgcgctataccgatgtgAACACGACGGAGCGCACAGTGTTGTGTATAGCATCCGCCTAGGGGCGCTAGCCGACACGAATTTGTTTTCGCTTTTGACGCCGCTAGCGCCCCTAGGCGGAAGCTACA from Ornithodoros turicata isolate Travis chromosome 4, ASM3712646v1, whole genome shotgun sequence encodes the following:
- the LOC135390664 gene encoding apolipophorins-like → MLVRLITLVALLGTCVAGPLPSESIPWECNSPSPLIADQTFVYTYEGQNKIDNKDIHHNILIKATVEVSTLSPCLLSMNLRDVTLQEVNVANRRAFKEALERFPIVFRVEEGIVGEIRHAPQERPWATNVKRAIISMLQIPRTAVDANSIITETDVLGSCETRYSPVSVTHGETTIIKTKDLATCFGRFGSSLPIIYTPYEARSSAFQTLPVTNGTYKCEQTVNEKRWVTRALCMEKEFLHLAAKALTEQTTLMSTARLMLRDTIPGARSIPPTINVATTLKFDHSVMTPQQSTVEEALRVLRDLCSTIAADVRPNTGYMFSHLVSSLRGLTYQNLKTIYTKINSGELCFDKNRMSQQYLDALPLIGSEGSVKQMAELIVRPEHGSRVSKWISSLYTIQVPSLGMVASFNQLIRKPNPSTDLILALTSLAHTSCRGRVQECEQTKPIRDLQAALNKLFGYKCRVQNTQQRQKAITALKGFGNMGMHGEAINSILECAQSANNALPVRLAAIEAFRKTCIPHAQSKLREMMKNPTENIEVRIAAYLAVIRCPSEEIISDIVKMLEIEPVNQVGSFIYSHLKNHQQTECPIKQHLRDMLSGIRLENKFSNDIRKSSQNIEWSKYADQLNMGGVVDINAVYSPDSFIPRSAMLNLTVDLFSHSINLFEIGARAEGYEHLLEHVFATKEDEGIQGNKANFWTRLSQGLSRRKRAAVKDVSVDIFDDRINLAKPSHPQGSIYFRMFGNEFSWYEIPSFAEISMFGDRIGNTNWIGKMFNKNRDIVHSAMLVDLTVTAPTITGFPFMLDLNATMSAALKTDGRVNLNGAPQDFIIEGSIQPSAVVYASGLMAIDMGVAKRGVRIASTVHTSTMLDGKVEVIPSGDINIVYNMPRNKQEILNLKTDIYSVDAEVERPLPQHERKIFNGCTRTLSKALGVSLCMKGNVPKPFIGYGGITMPFDLEISLQKNEISMTGYELNLKYRADENDQRKQYQLLFDTPGSSVQRKHIIELQTANIGDDGKILHFLYSCPLMKIDASTQYIVSSSLMKFEADMKLHETKHYYMKANADIERGSDSIRIIPRFEMSYPGMADPLIMTGIIDDMKGQSRLSIEFNKPANKPAYLRAALRNQDEKMLFNLTADMPYLEVAYGGSLILHENSLATSMLLEYQWASMKKHSVRLSSKLRNLGTRHLQKSVSDMDVQLSQYPEYNWKIQTDVQKKGNEHREYDIKFWWGENLPDDVHFIHFLGIGKQTGDVYNQKAGSTDIQMKLTAPFWDVDVDSTLSTKLEDIESAGTKADTRFEISSRGSRIMLIGYTYGLHSRSPLHITASAEFDGFNRRLVYRDQVQERAPGQFEGNTVIEWGREGKNVAVDYVVTLKTDEKQYFQNMDIKISYPNMRAPIRHRSLIRIARNAVEATTETAFDGKGYFSVEAKHTKRSSSLLLDIPYLQFKALRTSKDGSWYGKVELRPRAFTPDEAFIASVELKKKPEMMWDLDSQFLWDADRNPERRFRFVITSDKADVEGKVIYKFGTVIELTPSNRFTMNVDIARRQMEGPHALEIKLEQEGLPRRLMTSSYSNGPKGSNFLIRYFKDDAERFRLDYVRIESNSGREIDARITSAYSLVDGKRLNVKHSYDGRSFTGELKYIHDATHSYSLAIRDTSGNNRVNNVIKYSSPYMHAEFQTTGEYTPTEADLKTVLTQNGKEYRFGIGWQIKGRGSALVSVQMFTPHQSAKDGSFLFKYDLNPGMYEGETRVTFNEEVKLEMNGLVKHDLDNDNVDARFKFYTPCTQHVELRAYAENTARTNTYGVGATMQGEDVFKGFVRISSTMTELVARIQVEGKHIPLHFLEYKRIAQVVEDRIVSYHYTLEHGLKPGFTIVIVPETQGDDIKLSIRLKPKEQPENEASLTIEYNKEQTDDNKKLIVIFEPKRNAKTSLVYLFQRAEGKTAKKVFWSLDDTKLGYEYELQKREASGIHWLKVFYLQREMHFHCQHTRTPDSYEGHWKILLNAIEMPERMLHMSYRRDRIEGGWTSEARISHPVVKDLVFKSRFQEKPEQPIVFSAEFQPGDETNKIFFDLIQTLNDGIATNQSTRMRLHHQDPDVFDASLTFYHTTTMESPLFAGYFWDFRTRKQSLKRGHATAFLGRNNRAIVDYDSFFGRFQGEGSRQIAPNGDDITDLTFTTDGKEFKGRIILKPEDHHVEALMFDSHGKPTRSLVIAAGPASSKKRTLSLELSKYVDGDKRTDFSYSIEKRSHGRFRNRLFFPPRNYETVKRIFLQGQESLSTINFAAVMDEIAHFAEKSWNLFVEQFFDPIATLLAEEMGEMIGEALNGFNDVYYEGSFSEMLQKLSAEIEKLFTFIQSTIMDIIDSLPAAGPSREHGRRRRDVSSSIDELRSYISDFIDSVYNSRAAKIMFSLIEDIVDTINYNIGELWYKVKTKGEQMWDNFMENPDVKAITSTFAEIYQPGTYEANYNFWEKLEKRLTSGWSAGDTIVEADTQRGKYIWDVRIPLDSESISQGVSIWTAGETGDDLVRSPSTGRIIASVLSSKLMPPFDGQALIVGDQHIITFDGTTYSFAGECMYMLARDFVDGNFTVLIRYDTDTPTEDGTPTKSFIIKLKENLIELFPGKGAVYMNGQPVELPLFGERGDLILTRSHDVITVEQRHHVKVSCYLYHDVCVVTVSGWYFGKTAGLLGTFNNEPSDDLMRPRGGVINNIGQFVKKWEVERGCKGPVKVIRDQAAEGSEGYELCRRYFKQRDSPLAPGFWKESTELYLDMCLRETAARPENIAPGACKIALAYLKRVEKYGIKTTLPSECYICKVVGNKDLGFGQKHSVYGNPRSMDVVFVVEEDSCHGNLVRDIDTTVRLVDKELLNAGYVNNRFGLIGFGHKSGKNSEPHIRTARDNIFFASQDMILAAEKMRLEPVINRDSSKADIFAAIAYAVNMPFRAGEASRSIVLMACSDCSEDNSHLSYSDIQRTLLERGITLHLVADKPIKVRKSAIKGKGIYGIDADTVYGNKDISQAQLIGQPDLRPQIATAKDICIALAQEAHGSFFSSKALRGDGKNWKSIFSRRIAKPIQAQPQPCEQCECIHDDGISPRTVCRPCQPLAPKVPLAVYTSDDLEY